In Streptomyces rapamycinicus NRRL 5491, the genomic stretch CGGCTTCCGGTACGCCTGCTTCGCGGCCGCCCTCGTCGGGGCGGGCTCCGTGGTGGCGGCCGTCTCGATGCGACATGGCCGGGCGCCGGCGACCGGCGGAGCCGCTCCGGACGCCGACCCGGAGCGTGCGGCGCCCGCGGGAACGGCGCCACCGGCGCCATCCGCGACCTAGGTGTATCCCGTCGGTGACGGCGCGGCCAGGGGTGTCCCGGACGCCCCTCTCGAGTTCATGAAAGCAGACATGGAGAGGAACGAATGATGGCACGGCTTGACGGACGGGTGGCGCTGATCTCAGGTGGTGCCCGAGGCCAGGGCGAGGCGGAGGCCCGGCGCTTCGTGGCGGAAGGAGCATCGGTGCTCATCGGGGACGTCCTCGACGAGGAGGGCCGGAAGGTCGCGGACGACCTCGGTGCCGCCGCGCACTACACGCACCTCGACGTGACGAATCCGGAGCACTGGTCCGCGGCGGTGGACATGGCCGTGCGCAATTTCGGGAAACTGGACGCCCTGGTGAACAACGCGGGTATCGCTCGTTTCGGTGCTCTGCAGGACTTCCCGCTGGACGGCTATCAGCGAGTGGTCCAGGTGAACCAGGTGGGAACGTTTCTGGGCATGCAAGCCGTGATCCCCGCGATGCGGACGGCCGGGGGTGGGACGATCGTCAACATCTCCTCGACCGCCGGCCTCGCGGGTGTGACGGGCACCATCGCCTACGCCGCGAGCAAGTTCGCGGTGCGGGGCATGACCAAGGTCGCCGCCATCGAACTGGGTCCGCTGGGCATCCGGGTCAACTCAGTCCACCCGGGCGGCGTGGACACGCCCATGAACGACCAGGCGGTCGACATCGACCTCGCGGACCCCTCGGGGGATCCGAATGCGAAACTGCCGATGGGCCGGATCGGCCGCCCGGAAGAGGTGGCGAACATGGTCCTCTTCCTCACCTCCGACGAATCCTCCTACAGCACCGGGTCGGAGTTCATCGCGGACGGCGGCATGCTCGCGGGTCCGCTGTTCTGAGCGCCAGATGCCAGGTCATTGACGAGGGTGGCGTGCGGGATTAATGTGACCAAGCGATTGCTCAAATAGCGGCTGTTGAATGGAGGACAGGGTGAGCGCACGAGTGGCTCCGGTGGCCTCGCCGCTGACCGCTCCGTACTGGGAAGGCATACGAGCCCGCCGACTGCGGATACAGCGTTGCGCATCCTGCCGCCGCTACGTGCACTTCCCACGGCCCGAGTGCCCGTCATGCGGAGGCGCGGAGCTTTCGTATGAGGAGGTGTCCGGCCGCGGCCTGGTGCATACCTTCAGCGTGGTGCATCGCACTTTCGCTCCGGGATTCGCCGACCGTACTCCTTATGTCATCGCCTGGATCGAACTGGTCGAGCAGCCAGATCTGCGGGCCTTTGGCAACGTGCTCGGATGCGAGCCCGGGGAGTTGCGCATTGGAATGCCGGTCGAGCTGTGCTTCGAGGAACTGGACGGGTTCGGCCCCCTGCCCGCCTTCCGGCCGTTCACAGATGACAGTGGCCACGACAACACCCTCAGGTAATCGGGAGAACCCATGCGATTCGGTGTCACGGTCGGACTGCTGCACCCCGCCGTGTGGCGGGACTTCGCGATCGAGGCGGACAAACTCGGCTTCGAATCGGTGTGGGTCCCCGAGCACCTGGTCTTCACCGAGGACATGGCGCGGTCGCAGTATCCCGGTGGCGAGAAGCCGCCGGTCCTGCCCGAGGCACAGCTCTTCGACGCACCCGCCATGCTCTGCGCGATAGCCCAGGAGACCCGGAACATCAAGCTGGCGACCTACGTCTACCTCTTCGGTCTCCGTCACCCGTTCATCGGTGCCCGCGCCTTCTCCACCCTCGACGCCGTCTCCGACGGCCGTGCCATCGTCGGTGTGGGGTCAGGCTGGATGGAGTCCGAATGGGACGCGGTACAACTCGACTTCGCCAGCCGAGGCCGTCGGCTCGACGAAGCCATCACGGTGGCCAAGAGACTGTGGACCGAGCGGGTGGTCACACACCACGGTGAGTTCTACGACTTCTCCGGGGTGTACTTCGAACCCAAGCCGGTGTGCGAGCCGCATCCACCGGTCATCGCCGGAGGCACATCCAAGGCGGCACTGCGGCGCGCCGTGCGGTTGTGCGAGGGCTGGGTGGGCATGCCGGGCACCCTGGAGACGGTCAAGCCTCAGCTCGATCTACTCGAAGAGATCCTTCGTGCCGAGGGGCGCGGCCGGGACACCTTCGAGGTGACGGTGAGCGCGTTCGACATGGCCGGGCCCGAGGAGGTCCGGGAGTGGGAAGCGCTCGGCGCGGACCGCGTCGTGGTTCGCCCCTACACCCGTACGAGTACGGCGATCGAGGAACTGCGGCAGTTCGCGCGGGAGTACGGCGTCACCCCGGCGGCCGGCTGAATGGTCGCGTGGCACCGAATACCACGACAGGTCCGGGGCCCAGGCCGGTGAGGCGGAGGAGAGCGTATGGACGGAGTCAGGCTGGACGGCAGGACCGCGCTGGTCACCGGCGGCGCCGGTGGCATCGGTGCCGCCATCTGCCGGACCATCGCCGAGCGCGGAGCGCGTGTTCTCGTGGCGGACATCGACATCGCGGCGGCGGAACGGACCGCCCGTGCCCTGCCGGATGCCGTGGCCCTCCACGTCGATCTTGACGACCAGCTGGATGTCGCCGCCCTCGGCGACGCCGTGACCAGCCGGTTCGGCGGCGTGGACATCCTGGTCAACAACGCGGGCGTGAGCAGTGTCCAGCGTTTCACGGAGAGCGACCCGGACACCTGGGACCGCATGTGGCGCATCAACCTTCGCGCCCCCATGCTGCTGAGCCGTCTGCTGCTGCCCGGCATGGCCGAGCGCGGATGGGGGCGGCTGATCTACATTTCGACGGACGGGGCACGGGCCGGGGCCGGCGGCGAGAGCGTCTACGCGGCGTGCAAGGCAGGCCTGTTCGGCCTGGCCAAGACACTGGCGAGGGAAGCTGCCCGTAATGGGGTCACCAGCAACGTGGTGTGCCCGGGGCTCATCGACACCCCCATGCTTCAACAGGTCAGAAGTGCTCAGCCGGGGATGGTCGAGTCCCTCCTGCGTGTCGTCCCGATGCGCCGGGCGGGTCAGACGGAGGAAGTGGCGCACTTGGTGGCGCATCTGGCCACGGAAGCGGCCGCCTACACCACAGGGCAGACGATCAGCGTCAGCGGCGGCGTCACCATGGTCTGACGCCTCCTCGGCAGAGAGGCAATTCATGACGGAGCACACCACCGCCAACGGCGCCGGAACGCGGGCGGACAACTGGGGACGCTGGGGGGACGGAGACGAGCGGGGTGCCGCCAACCTCCTGACCCCGGAGGCCGTCCGCACGGCGGCGGGCACGGTCCGTGAAGGGCGAGTGCTCAGCCTCAGTCTGCCGATCCGCGGAGCGACATCGAGCCGCGCTCCGCAGACGGTCCCGCATCTGCCGGGCCGTCCGCTTCCCCAGCACTTCATGTCGGTCGACGGAGCCGACTACTGCGCGGGTGCCCGGCGAATGCATGGTGAGATCGGCGTGGCCGATGACGCGCTCATCCTCTCCCACCACGGAACCACCACCCATATCGACGCGCTGTCCCACATGTGGCGCGGCGACACCCTGTACAACGGGCATCCCGCCAACCGGGTGCGCTCGTACGGAGCCACCCGATGCGGCATCGAGAAGGCCGGCCCGATCGTGGCGCGCGGGGTTCTGTTCGATGTGGCAGGGCACCTCGGCGTACCCCACCTGGATGAATCCGTGCGCATCGGCGCCGATCTGCTGCGGGCCACCGCCCAGGCCCAGGACATCGAGATGCGTCCGGGCGATGTGGCCGTCGTACGCACAGGATGGCCGACCGTCTACGACACCGATCGGGCGCGCTACCAAGCGGGTCAGCCGGGTCTGACACATGACGGCGGCCTCTGGCTCGCCCGTCACGACATCACCGCCGTGGCCTGCGACAACGCCGGGATCGGCGCATTGGCCATGGACGGCACCTTCGACGCGGGGCCGGACGAGGACCTCCACCTGCTGCTGCTGTGGAAGTTCGGGATCTACCTCGTCGAGATGGTCTGGCTGGAGGAGCTGGCGGCCACCGGACGCCACGACTTCCTCTTCCTTGCCGCGCCCCTGGCCGTCGAAGGGGGCACGG encodes the following:
- a CDS encoding Zn-ribbon domain-containing OB-fold protein encodes the protein MEDRVSARVAPVASPLTAPYWEGIRARRLRIQRCASCRRYVHFPRPECPSCGGAELSYEEVSGRGLVHTFSVVHRTFAPGFADRTPYVIAWIELVEQPDLRAFGNVLGCEPGELRIGMPVELCFEELDGFGPLPAFRPFTDDSGHDNTLR
- a CDS encoding cyclase family protein; translated protein: MTEHTTANGAGTRADNWGRWGDGDERGAANLLTPEAVRTAAGTVREGRVLSLSLPIRGATSSRAPQTVPHLPGRPLPQHFMSVDGADYCAGARRMHGEIGVADDALILSHHGTTTHIDALSHMWRGDTLYNGHPANRVRSYGATRCGIEKAGPIVARGVLFDVAGHLGVPHLDESVRIGADLLRATAQAQDIEMRPGDVAVVRTGWPTVYDTDRARYQAGQPGLTHDGGLWLARHDITAVACDNAGIGALAMDGTFDAGPDEDLHLLLLWKFGIYLVEMVWLEELAATGRHDFLFLAAPLAVEGGTGSAVNPVAVL
- a CDS encoding SDR family NAD(P)-dependent oxidoreductase, translating into MDGVRLDGRTALVTGGAGGIGAAICRTIAERGARVLVADIDIAAAERTARALPDAVALHVDLDDQLDVAALGDAVTSRFGGVDILVNNAGVSSVQRFTESDPDTWDRMWRINLRAPMLLSRLLLPGMAERGWGRLIYISTDGARAGAGGESVYAACKAGLFGLAKTLAREAARNGVTSNVVCPGLIDTPMLQQVRSAQPGMVESLLRVVPMRRAGQTEEVAHLVAHLATEAAAYTTGQTISVSGGVTMV
- a CDS encoding glucose 1-dehydrogenase, with the protein product MARLDGRVALISGGARGQGEAEARRFVAEGASVLIGDVLDEEGRKVADDLGAAAHYTHLDVTNPEHWSAAVDMAVRNFGKLDALVNNAGIARFGALQDFPLDGYQRVVQVNQVGTFLGMQAVIPAMRTAGGGTIVNISSTAGLAGVTGTIAYAASKFAVRGMTKVAAIELGPLGIRVNSVHPGGVDTPMNDQAVDIDLADPSGDPNAKLPMGRIGRPEEVANMVLFLTSDESSYSTGSEFIADGGMLAGPLF
- a CDS encoding TIGR03619 family F420-dependent LLM class oxidoreductase, coding for MRFGVTVGLLHPAVWRDFAIEADKLGFESVWVPEHLVFTEDMARSQYPGGEKPPVLPEAQLFDAPAMLCAIAQETRNIKLATYVYLFGLRHPFIGARAFSTLDAVSDGRAIVGVGSGWMESEWDAVQLDFASRGRRLDEAITVAKRLWTERVVTHHGEFYDFSGVYFEPKPVCEPHPPVIAGGTSKAALRRAVRLCEGWVGMPGTLETVKPQLDLLEEILRAEGRGRDTFEVTVSAFDMAGPEEVREWEALGADRVVVRPYTRTSTAIEELRQFAREYGVTPAAG